In Sphaerodactylus townsendi isolate TG3544 linkage group LG13, MPM_Stown_v2.3, whole genome shotgun sequence, one DNA window encodes the following:
- the SCARB1 gene encoding scavenger receptor class B member 1, with the protein MRAGAPRRVAACGVAGLVLLAAGLALLLVLPGVLREQVAKNVRIQPDSMFFNLWKDLPVPFYFSVYIFEVLNPKEVFDGKKPAVEQRGPYVFREYREKKNITFHENGTVSFREYRRFHFQPERSNGTEEDYVVVPNILVLGAAVMLEDLQSPLQIAVSTAFSLFRQKAFMNRTVGELLWGYDDPLIKFLNTIRPGLMPFGDKFGLLVGMNNTDMGLFTVNTGANDISKVQMVDNWNGLKQVSYWNSKQCNGINGTAGELWPPFMTPSSPLEFYSPDACRSIKLQFRETGEYGGIPTYRYVAPKTLFANGTDYPPNEGFCPCRQSGIQNMSSCRLSLMRQQMTGAPLNVSVRLQLNLFIKRVPRIIQTGKISPVVLPLIWFEESGVLDGKLLNEFYTYLVMVPTVLGYLQYCAIGVGAVLLALMSFLWLRNKVGTS; encoded by the exons AATGTCAGGATACAGCCCGACTCCATGTTTTTTAACCTGTGGAAAGATCTCCCGGTCCCTTTCTACTTCTCAGTCTATATTTTTGAGGTGCTCAACCCAAAAGAAGTTTTTGATGGAAAGAAGCCGGCTGTAGAGCAACGCGGACCTTATGTCTTCAG GGAATAccgggagaaaaaaaatatcaccTTCCACGAAAATGGTACAGTCTCCTTCCGAGAATACCGGCGTTTCCACTTCCAGCCAGAGAGATCAAATGGGACAGAAGAGGATTATGTTGTGGTACCGAACATCTTGGTGCTA ggCGCTGCTGTGATGTTGGAAGATCTACAGTCTCCTTTACAGATTGCAGTTAGCACTGCTTTTTCCCTCTTCCGGCAGAAAGCCTTCATGAACCGGACGGTCGGCGAGCTCTTGTGGGGATACGACGACCCCCTTATAAAGTTCTTGAATACCATCAGGCCCGGTTTGATGCCGTTCGGTGACAAGTTTGGCTTACTTGTCGGT ATGAACAACACTGATATGGGACTGTTCACAGTGAACACAGGTGCCAATGACATTTCCAAAGTCCAAATGGTGGATAACTGGAATGGATTAAAACAG GTGTCGTATTGGAATTCCAAACAATGCAACGGGATCAATGGAACGGCTGGGGAGTTGTGGCCACCTTTTATGACTCCTTCTTCACCACTAGAGTTCTACAGTCCTGACGCATGCAG GTCCATAAAACTGCAGTTCAGGGAAACTGGGGAATACGGTGGAATACCGACATACCGCTATGTGGCTCCAAAGACTTTGTTTGCAAACGGAACAGATTATCCACCCAATGAAGGCTTCTGCCCGTGTCGGCAGTCGGGAATCCAGAACATGAGCTCCTGTCGGCTAA GTTTAATGAGGCAACAG ATGACTGGAGCGCCGCTCAACGTGTCTGTCCGGTTGCAGCTAAACCTCTTTATCAAGCGGGTCCCTCGCATCAT tcaaACAGGAAAGATCAGTCCAGTCGTGCTGCCTTTGATATGGTTTGAAGAG AGTGGAGTGCTCGATGGAAAACTCTTAAATGAGTTCTACACTTATTTAGTGATGGTTCCGACTGTGCTAGGATACCTGCAGTACTGTGCGATTGGCGTTGGAGCTGTCCTGCTCGCACTGATGTCTTTCCTGTGGCTCAGGAACAAGGTAGGAACAAGTTGA